AGACGGTCCACGGCGAGCAGGGTTACCCCTCGCTGGACGCGATCCCGTTCCCGGTCGACGTCGTCGACGTCTTCGTCAACGGCGACCTGGCGGGCCCGGTTGCCGACGAGGCCGTCGCGATCGGCGCCAAGGCCGTCTGGTACCAGCTGGGTGTGGTCGACGAGGAGGCGTACGAGCGCACCCGCGAGGCAGGCCTTGAGATGGTGATGGACCGCTGCCCGGCGATCGAGATCCCTTCATTGCGCTAGCGGCCATATGGGTGATGAGCGCCCCAACGTGTGAACGGTTGCGCGAGTCAGGCGCGGTCACGTTCTCCTCACGGGTTAGCGTGATACCGCGAAGTAACTGGTCAGGCGGCGACGAGGAATCCGCGCCGCCTCCTCCGACGTCGAGCCGCTCGGCGTATGGACCCCACCAGGATCCGCCTGCCTTCATCGAGGGGCTTCGCGCTCTGTCGAAGTCTCTCGGAAGCAGCGGCTGGGAATCCGGGAGGCGGTATGTGGGCCGTACTGGAACAAATGGCCGTGGCTGCTCCCCAGCTCTTCCTCTACGCCGTCGGCCTCTTGGTCGCCATGGTCCTTCTGGCGCTCGTCATCAGCCTGCGGCAGGCGGACGCGTCACAACGCCCGGAGATCATCCGGGCCCTCGCGGATCTGATGGCCTTCTGGAAGAAGCGGTGACGGACGTCCCCTGCGGCTCACCGGGGTCCCTGCGGCTCACCGGGGTCCCTGCGGCTCACCGGGGTCCCCACGCGCCTCACCGGGCGAGCCGCCCCAGCAGCGACGACGCCGACGTGATGGTCAGGGCGGCGGCCACCAGCAGCACCGCGAAGTCGAGCAGCAGGTGGGAGTGCGTGCCGAGCAGGAGGCCGCGCAGGGCGTCTACCTGGTAGCTCAGCGGGTTGACCTTGCTGACGGCCTGGAGCCAGCCGGGCATGACGGACACCGGGTAGAGGGCGTTGGAGCCGAAGAACAGCGGCATCGTGATCGCTTGGCCGATACCCATCAGACGGTCGCGGGTCAGGACGATGCCCGCGATCGTCATGGACAGACAGGAAAAGAAGGCCGAGCCGAGTACGACGATCACCGCCACGCCCAGCAGGCGCAGCGGATTCCAGGTCATCGCCACGCCGAGGAGCGCCGCGATCACGACGACGACGATCGCCTGGACCAGCGCCTTCACCCCGGAGGCGAACGCCTTGCCGGTGATGAGCGCTGCCCGCGGGGTCGGCGTCACCAGCAGCTTGGTGAGGATGCCCGCGTCCCGCTCCCAGATGATCATGATGCCGTAGAAGATGGCGATGAACATCGCGGACTGGGCGATGATGCCGGGCGCCAGATAGTCGATGTAGGGGATGCCGCCGGTGGGTATCGCCCGGATCCGGGTGAACGTCTCACCGAAGATCAGCAGCCACAGCGCAGGCTGGACCGCCCGCGTGTACAGCTCGGTGCGGTCGTGGCGCAGCTTCTGCAGCTCGACCGTGCACATGGCGACGACCCGTGCGGGCAGTACCTTCCAGGCGGTACGGGCCCGGGGCGGGGCGAGGAGCAGATCGAGGTCCGCCGGGTGGGGGCGGTCAGCCGACGCGGGACGCGGTGCGGCGGGTGCTTCGGACATCGCGGAAGTCTCCTGCCTGGTCGTCGAGTCCGCTGCCGGCGACGTCCCGGAAGACGTCCTCCAGCGTGGGCAGCGGGCCTTGGGTGCCGAGCCGTTTCCCGAGGCCGCTCCGCAGCTCGTCGGGGGTGCCGAGGGCGCGGACGCGGCCGCGGTGCATCAGGGCGACGCGGTCGCAGTACTGGTCGGCCTCGTCCATGTAGTGGGTCGTGACCAGGACGGTCATGCCGGTGGCGGCGCGCACGGCGTTGATGTGCTCCCACACGTTGGTCCGGGCGATCGGGTCGAGTCCGATGGTCGGCTCGTCGAGGATCAGCAGCCGGGGCGCGCTGACCAGGGCCTGGGCGAGTTCCAGTCGGCGCACCATGCCGCCGGAGTACGTGTTGGCGAGCCGGTCCGCCGCGGCGGTGAGGTCGACGGCGGCGAGCGCCTGTTCGACGCGCCGGGCCCGTTCGCGACGGGAAACGTCGAAGACGCGGGCGAACAGGGCCACGTTTTCGCGGCCGGTGAGCCCGGAGTCGGCGGAGAGCTGCTGCGGCACATACCCCAACAGCCGTCGTACGGCCATGCGTTCACGGGTCGCGTCATGGCCGAAGACGCGGACCATGCCGGCCGGAACCGGAAGGAGCGTGGTGATGCAGCGGATCGCGGTGGTCTTGCCCGCTCCGTTGGGGCCGAGCAGCCCGAGCACCTCGCCGTCGTGGACGGAGAGATCGAGCCCGTCGACCGCTTTCGTCTCCCCGAAGGAGTAGGCGAGTCCGGCGCAGGTGACGGCATCGACTGCCGGGGCCTCGCCGTCCGTCGCGTGACGCGTCATGTCTCCTCGGCCTCCTCGTGCAGGTTCTCCGCCAGCTTGCGCAGGGCCGGAAGGGCGGCCTCCAGCGCCTTGCGGTCGGCCTCGTCGAGGCGGGCCACCTGGCGGCGTACGAGTGCCGTACGCCGCTCGCGCCAGTCGCGCAGCCGGGCCTCGGCCGCCTCGGTGGGCAGCAGTCGTGCGGCCCGCCGGTCGGCCGGGTTCGTCTCGCGGATCAGATAGCCGTCCCGCGCTAGGTGATTGACCAT
The Streptomyces sp. CGMCC 4.7035 DNA segment above includes these coding regions:
- a CDS encoding CoA-binding protein encodes the protein MYGDSATIRKILTELGDTWAVVGLSTNQDRAAYRVAAVLQSFGKRVVPVHPKAETVHGEQGYPSLDAIPFPVDVVDVFVNGDLAGPVADEAVAIGAKAVWYQLGVVDEEAYERTREAGLEMVMDRCPAIEIPSLR
- a CDS encoding ABC transporter ATP-binding protein gives rise to the protein MTRHATDGEAPAVDAVTCAGLAYSFGETKAVDGLDLSVHDGEVLGLLGPNGAGKTTAIRCITTLLPVPAGMVRVFGHDATRERMAVRRLLGYVPQQLSADSGLTGRENVALFARVFDVSRRERARRVEQALAAVDLTAAADRLANTYSGGMVRRLELAQALVSAPRLLILDEPTIGLDPIARTNVWEHINAVRAATGMTVLVTTHYMDEADQYCDRVALMHRGRVRALGTPDELRSGLGKRLGTQGPLPTLEDVFRDVAGSGLDDQAGDFRDVRSTRRTASRVG
- a CDS encoding ABC transporter permease, coding for MSEAPAAPRPASADRPHPADLDLLLAPPRARTAWKVLPARVVAMCTVELQKLRHDRTELYTRAVQPALWLLIFGETFTRIRAIPTGGIPYIDYLAPGIIAQSAMFIAIFYGIMIIWERDAGILTKLLVTPTPRAALITGKAFASGVKALVQAIVVVVIAALLGVAMTWNPLRLLGVAVIVVLGSAFFSCLSMTIAGIVLTRDRLMGIGQAITMPLFFGSNALYPVSVMPGWLQAVSKVNPLSYQVDALRGLLLGTHSHLLLDFAVLLVAAALTITSASSLLGRLAR
- a CDS encoding MarR family winged helix-turn-helix transcriptional regulator; the encoded protein is MGSQSLADDLSAALVGVQRLIRRRLRRGTTAPRLRGAEVELLRLVVERPGIGVSDAAKELYLAGNSVSTMVNHLARDGYLIRETNPADRRAARLLPTEAAEARLRDWRERRTALVRRQVARLDEADRKALEAALPALRKLAENLHEEAEET